Proteins from a single region of Gemmobacter sp.:
- a CDS encoding gamma-glutamyl-gamma-aminobutyrate hydrolase family protein, whose protein sequence is MRPLIGISPDGDAPADAPTEAEYRVRMNYADAIRTAGGCPVILPWHLEDVDEMVDRCDGILVSGGTPGVLSKDGRTVFESALIRAALDRRKPVLGICNGMQLLGQTLGAQFVENIAAAIPDAQDHIPLSVPSETAHGVTLTPGSRLQRLAGTDEARVNSLHRQAIAGTGRFTVAALASDGVIEAIEADGHPFALGTQWHPEYRLTALDHAILTAFVKACCANGPSKNRRCR, encoded by the coding sequence ATGAGACCGCTGATCGGCATTTCTCCTGACGGAGACGCCCCGGCGGACGCGCCAACCGAGGCCGAATACCGTGTCCGCATGAACTATGCCGACGCAATCCGCACCGCGGGCGGTTGTCCGGTCATCCTGCCCTGGCATCTGGAAGACGTGGACGAGATGGTGGACCGTTGCGACGGCATCCTCGTATCCGGTGGAACGCCCGGCGTTCTGAGCAAGGACGGCCGGACCGTGTTCGAAAGCGCGCTGATCCGGGCTGCTCTGGATCGCCGCAAACCGGTTCTTGGAATCTGCAACGGCATGCAGCTTCTGGGCCAGACCTTGGGCGCCCAGTTCGTGGAAAATATTGCGGCGGCAATTCCCGACGCGCAGGATCACATTCCATTGTCCGTGCCGTCCGAGACGGCCCATGGCGTGACACTCACCCCGGGCTCCCGGCTGCAGCGCTTGGCAGGCACCGATGAGGCCCGCGTAAACAGCCTGCATCGTCAGGCCATTGCCGGAACGGGCAGGTTCACCGTGGCAGCCCTTGCGTCCGATGGCGTTATTGAGGCGATCGAGGCCGACGGCCACCCGTTTGCCCTGGGCACCCAATGGCACCCCGAATATCGGCTGACCGCGCTTGACCATGCCATTCTGACGGCCTTCGTCAAGGCCTGCTGCGCGAACGGACCCAGCAAGAACAGGAGATGCAGATGA
- a CDS encoding ABC transporter substrate-binding protein, whose protein sequence is MMKYLLLALSLGLPGTALAQGTLAEGKLAVGSDLTYPPYNYFADGNVPAGFDVEMMTEIARIMGVEQQFLDTRFENLILGVDGGQFDVIASTLYVNPDRAKQIDYIPYMRTGVSIAVATTSGLSFANPDELCGHVVGSIKGAAWLAEIAKLNETTCKDTPIDSREFPTSPEVTQALMSGGIEAQIEDSAVLAAAAQMLEGKVRVTTTENFYPVVVGLGVKKGNTALADAIRAALAEMNTSGFYPALLARYGVSQPSEEEFKAAIGE, encoded by the coding sequence ATGATGAAATACCTGCTTCTCGCGTTGTCTCTGGGGCTTCCCGGCACCGCCCTTGCCCAGGGCACCCTAGCGGAAGGCAAGCTGGCCGTTGGGTCGGATCTGACCTATCCACCCTACAACTATTTCGCCGATGGCAATGTGCCGGCCGGTTTCGACGTCGAGATGATGACCGAGATCGCCCGCATCATGGGCGTGGAACAGCAATTCCTTGATACTCGGTTCGAGAACCTGATCCTTGGTGTGGATGGAGGCCAGTTCGACGTCATCGCATCAACGCTCTACGTCAACCCGGACCGTGCCAAGCAGATCGACTACATCCCCTACATGCGCACCGGCGTTTCGATCGCCGTGGCCACGACATCGGGCCTGTCCTTTGCCAATCCGGATGAGCTGTGCGGCCATGTCGTCGGTTCGATCAAGGGCGCTGCCTGGCTTGCCGAGATTGCCAAGCTGAACGAGACCACCTGCAAGGACACACCGATCGACTCGCGCGAATTTCCCACCTCGCCCGAGGTCACTCAGGCGCTGATGTCCGGTGGGATCGAGGCGCAGATCGAGGATTCGGCCGTTCTGGCTGCTGCCGCGCAAATGCTGGAAGGGAAGGTCAGGGTTACGACTACGGAGAACTTCTACCCCGTCGTCGTGGGCCTTGGCGTTAAGAAGGGCAACACAGCGCTGGCCGACGCCATCCGTGCGGCTCTGGCGGAAATGAATACTAGCGGGTTCTACCCCGCGCTCCTGGCCCGCTACGGCGTCTCGCAGCCCAGCGAAGAAGAGTTCAAGGCTGCCATCGGCGAATAA
- the msrB gene encoding peptide-methionine (R)-S-oxide reductase MsrB: MTYRKTEEAVAKLTAEQFRVTQNSGTERPFTGEYDKHFEPGIYVDVVSGEPLFASSAKFNSGCGWPAFSKPIDNVTEHDDDSYGMRRVEVRSKHGDSHLGHVFNDGPRELGGLRYCINSASLRFVPKDEMEAQGYGQYLNQVEDK, translated from the coding sequence ATGACCTACCGCAAGACCGAAGAAGCCGTCGCCAAACTGACGGCTGAGCAGTTCCGAGTAACTCAAAACAGCGGCACGGAACGCCCCTTTACGGGTGAATATGACAAGCATTTCGAGCCGGGTATCTATGTCGATGTCGTCTCGGGTGAGCCGCTTTTTGCCTCGTCCGCAAAGTTCAACTCGGGCTGCGGCTGGCCGGCCTTTTCAAAGCCGATCGACAATGTGACCGAGCATGACGACGATTCCTATGGCATGCGCCGGGTCGAAGTCCGGTCCAAGCATGGTGACAGTCATCTCGGCCATGTCTTCAACGATGGCCCTCGCGAGTTGGGGGGCCTGCGCTACTGCATCAATTCGGCCAGCCTGCGTTTCGTGCCGAAGGACGAAATGGAGGCGCAGGGCTACGGACAATATCTGAATCAGGTGGAGGACAAGTGA
- a CDS encoding FAD-dependent oxidoreductase: MAHVIVIGAGVVGCASAWALTRAGHQVTIVDKNPSVCGGASARNGAQLSYAYGDALASPGLLRHLPAILMRRDPAYRVWLAPDPEFLVWGLRFLRNATASRFRGNTTALLALAARTQALLPDVVETHGLKFDYAASGKMILYPDAAAFAKARHGHALKTSLGIRQDLLTRDEATRLEPALAHYRDSIEGVVWSPDDAAGRPTAFCKGLVDGLEREGGLVTLFGKEVQKLIVTRGRVAGVEFRDHSPLEADAVVLATGHSSGSLRMPWSSIWPVQGYSVTVPATDGAMRTSITDLKRKIVFARLGDQIRIAGNADIGPRPIAFRAKRFDALTAGARAAFSTGFDLSGELGAWSEARPCTPSSQPIIRASGPAGLFLNLGHGTLGWTLSLGAAERLVEVMRTSIR, translated from the coding sequence ATGGCCCATGTCATAGTGATCGGGGCCGGCGTCGTCGGCTGCGCCTCTGCCTGGGCTCTGACGCGCGCCGGGCACCAGGTCACCATTGTCGACAAGAATCCCTCGGTATGCGGTGGCGCCAGCGCGCGCAACGGGGCGCAACTCAGCTATGCCTATGGCGATGCGCTGGCCTCGCCCGGCCTTCTGCGGCACCTGCCCGCCATCCTGATGCGCCGCGATCCGGCCTATCGCGTCTGGTTGGCTCCAGACCCAGAGTTTCTGGTCTGGGGGCTGCGCTTCCTTCGGAATGCCACGGCCTCCCGCTTCCGGGGCAACACGACGGCGCTACTGGCGCTGGCGGCGCGGACCCAGGCGCTGTTGCCCGATGTCGTCGAGACCCACGGGTTGAAGTTCGACTATGCTGCCTCAGGCAAGATGATCCTTTATCCTGACGCCGCGGCTTTCGCAAAGGCACGGCATGGCCATGCGCTCAAGACCTCGCTTGGCATCCGGCAGGATCTGCTGACGCGGGACGAGGCGACCCGACTGGAACCCGCGCTTGCCCATTACCGCGATTCGATCGAAGGCGTGGTCTGGAGCCCGGACGATGCCGCTGGACGCCCCACGGCCTTCTGCAAGGGTCTGGTCGATGGTCTGGAACGCGAAGGCGGGCTGGTTACGTTGTTCGGCAAGGAAGTCCAAAAGCTCATCGTCACGCGCGGCCGGGTCGCGGGTGTCGAGTTCCGCGACCACAGCCCGCTTGAAGCGGATGCGGTGGTGCTGGCAACCGGCCATAGCTCTGGATCGCTGCGCATGCCCTGGTCGTCGATCTGGCCGGTGCAGGGCTATTCGGTGACCGTTCCGGCGACGGATGGAGCCATGCGCACCTCGATCACGGACCTGAAGCGCAAGATCGTCTTCGCCCGGCTGGGTGACCAGATCCGCATCGCGGGCAATGCCGACATCGGGCCGCGTCCGATCGCTTTCCGCGCCAAGCGGTTCGACGCCCTGACCGCCGGCGCCCGAGCGGCCTTCTCGACCGGATTCGACCTGTCGGGCGAGCTTGGCGCCTGGTCCGAGGCGCGACCCTGCACCCCCTCGTCGCAGCCGATCATCCGTGCGTCGGGCCCGGCAGGTCTGTTCTTGAACCTCGGCCATGGCACCCTTGGCTGGACCCTAAGCCTGGGCGCAGCCGAGCGCCTGGTCGAGGTCATGCGCACCAGCATCCGCTGA
- a CDS encoding protein adenylyltransferase SelO — protein sequence MDKQPAIAFDNSYARDLEGFYVPWVGSKAPAPEVLRLNTALAADLGLDGPSLAAGPGAVMLSGGAAPEGALPLAMAYAGHQFGGFSPQLGDGRALLLGEVIDRKGQRRDIHLKGSGRTPFSRGGDGKAVLGPVLREYLFGEAMHALGIPTTRALAATLTGEAVMRQNGPEPGAVLARVASSHLRVGTFQFFAARGEVQKVRQLADYAIDRHFPEIAARDDKYLELFRRVRDAQAALVAQWVHVGFVHGVMNTDNTTISGETIDYGPCAFIDAYDPKAVFSSIDEHGRYAFGNQPPIMQWNLSRFAETLIDLVNPDDSEDAVRQLTNEINAFPSHYQSLWLKGMRAKLGLFKELPGDLDLANDLLTAAEGQGVDYTGLFRAMGTLVRGYSSPVRDLFSDTARFDPWLERYLRRMRDEIIPETARAEAMDRVNPIYIPRNHLVDAALSAAVGGDMAPFDRLLGLLSEPFTEQSGAEDYARPAPVSFGKFTTYCGT from the coding sequence ATGGACAAGCAACCTGCCATTGCCTTTGACAACAGCTATGCCCGCGATCTTGAAGGGTTCTATGTGCCTTGGGTCGGCTCCAAGGCCCCGGCGCCGGAAGTCCTGCGGTTGAACACGGCATTGGCGGCCGACCTGGGGCTTGATGGCCCGTCCTTAGCCGCGGGGCCGGGGGCGGTCATGCTGAGCGGGGGCGCGGCACCCGAAGGTGCTCTGCCCCTGGCCATGGCCTATGCCGGGCACCAGTTCGGTGGCTTCTCTCCGCAGCTTGGTGACGGACGAGCGCTGCTTCTGGGCGAGGTGATCGACCGAAAAGGTCAGCGGCGCGACATCCATTTGAAAGGATCGGGCCGCACGCCCTTTTCGCGCGGCGGCGATGGCAAGGCGGTGCTGGGGCCGGTGCTGCGCGAATACTTGTTCGGTGAAGCGATGCATGCGTTGGGGATACCAACGACACGGGCGCTTGCCGCAACGCTAACGGGTGAAGCGGTGATGCGGCAGAATGGGCCCGAACCGGGGGCAGTTCTGGCACGGGTTGCCTCTTCGCACCTGCGGGTGGGCACGTTTCAGTTCTTTGCCGCCCGGGGCGAGGTGCAAAAGGTGCGCCAGCTGGCAGACTATGCCATAGATCGCCATTTTCCCGAGATCGCTGCCCGCGACGACAAGTATCTGGAATTGTTTCGCCGGGTCCGCGACGCACAGGCGGCGCTTGTCGCACAATGGGTGCATGTGGGCTTCGTTCACGGGGTGATGAACACCGACAACACGACCATTTCTGGCGAGACCATCGACTACGGACCTTGCGCTTTCATCGATGCCTATGATCCCAAAGCCGTGTTCAGCTCAATCGACGAACATGGGCGCTACGCCTTTGGCAATCAGCCGCCAATCATGCAATGGAACCTGTCCCGCTTTGCCGAGACGCTGATTGATCTGGTGAACCCAGACGACAGCGAGGATGCAGTTCGCCAGCTGACCAACGAAATCAACGCCTTCCCCTCTCATTACCAATCGCTCTGGCTCAAGGGGATGCGGGCCAAGCTGGGCCTTTTCAAGGAATTGCCCGGTGATCTGGATCTGGCCAACGATCTTCTGACGGCGGCAGAAGGGCAAGGGGTGGATTACACGGGTCTTTTCCGCGCGATGGGAACTCTGGTTCGCGGCTATTCATCACCTGTTCGTGACTTATTTTCGGACACCGCCCGCTTCGATCCTTGGCTCGAACGCTACCTTAGAAGGATGCGCGACGAGATCATCCCCGAGACGGCGCGGGCCGAGGCAATGGACCGAGTGAACCCGATCTATATACCACGCAATCACCTAGTCGATGCAGCATTATCGGCGGCCGTGGGGGGCGACATGGCCCCATTCGACCGTCTGCTCGGGCTTTTGTCCGAGCCGTTCACCGAACAGTCGGGTGCCGAGGACTACGCCCGCCCCGCACCTGTAAGTTTCGGGAAATTCACCACCTATTGTGGCACCTGA
- a CDS encoding LysR family transcriptional regulator codes for MDLNQIRYYLNLAQALNFTEAARQSGVSQPSLTRAIQRLEEELGGPLLYRDGKDTRLTALGRDVLLEFMRIQASLDALSEIVDTSVVGRRRRLAIGIATTIAPAVMARFWRYVLTQLPMAELQFLPMLPGEAEAEVLSGHYDMCLLTDPPRPNVKLAVVTLYREYLRLALAATHPLAQKPIITPTEMSEEPYLDRLHCEFRSTLIKHFMDRNIVMRPRVHSEREDWVQQLVANGAGVCALPERSVIVEGIALRPVEGLDLSREVSLVAVSGSGNPREVRQILTMARQFDWSF; via the coding sequence ATGGACTTGAACCAGATCCGATACTACCTCAACCTTGCACAGGCGTTGAATTTTACCGAAGCCGCGCGACAAAGCGGGGTGTCACAGCCGAGCTTGACGCGCGCAATCCAACGGCTTGAAGAAGAGCTGGGCGGCCCTCTCTTATACCGGGATGGCAAAGACACCCGGTTAACTGCTTTGGGGCGCGACGTACTGCTGGAGTTCATGCGCATTCAAGCCAGCCTGGATGCCCTCTCAGAGATTGTCGACACATCTGTCGTGGGCCGGCGACGGCGACTGGCCATCGGGATTGCAACCACGATTGCGCCGGCGGTCATGGCGCGCTTCTGGCGTTATGTACTGACACAATTGCCCATGGCCGAATTGCAGTTTCTTCCGATGCTGCCAGGCGAAGCCGAGGCCGAGGTTCTATCGGGCCATTACGACATGTGCCTGCTTACTGATCCACCGAGGCCAAACGTGAAACTGGCGGTTGTTACACTCTACCGCGAGTATCTGCGTTTGGCATTGGCGGCGACGCATCCTTTGGCGCAGAAACCCATCATCACCCCGACCGAAATGTCAGAGGAACCCTATTTGGACCGCTTGCATTGTGAGTTCCGGTCTACACTGATCAAGCATTTCATGGACCGAAACATCGTCATGCGGCCGCGGGTTCATTCCGAACGCGAGGACTGGGTGCAGCAGTTGGTGGCAAACGGCGCCGGGGTCTGTGCGTTGCCGGAACGTTCAGTTATCGTCGAAGGCATCGCACTGCGGCCCGTCGAAGGGTTGGACCTGTCACGCGAAGTGTCGCTTGTGGCCGTTTCGGGATCGGGCAACCCGCGCGAGGTGCGTCAGATCCTGACAATGGCTCGCCAATTCGATTGGTCTTTCTAG
- a CDS encoding TlpA family protein disulfide reductase, giving the protein MAFGGLRDKARELRVNDWIDEDGKPMDKPVRLADLGPGYKVIFCFQDWCPGCHSRGFPTLKILHEVLKDKGFGFAVIQTVFEGAEVNTFDKLRLNQQRYGLAIPFGQDLPPEGERYPTFMEDYRSGGTPWFTIIDPAGNVVHADFRLDARRFLAALGADDADLSFA; this is encoded by the coding sequence ATGGCTTTCGGTGGATTGCGCGACAAGGCCCGCGAACTGCGAGTGAACGACTGGATCGACGAGGACGGCAAGCCGATGGACAAACCCGTCCGCTTGGCGGACCTGGGGCCGGGCTACAAGGTGATCTTCTGCTTTCAGGACTGGTGCCCCGGTTGCCACTCGCGCGGCTTTCCGACCCTGAAGATCCTGCATGAAGTGCTGAAGGACAAGGGCTTCGGCTTTGCCGTTATCCAGACCGTGTTCGAAGGCGCAGAAGTGAACACATTCGACAAGCTGCGGCTGAACCAACAACGCTATGGTCTGGCCATTCCCTTTGGGCAAGACCTGCCCCCGGAAGGCGAACGCTATCCCACCTTTATGGAGGATTACCGTTCCGGAGGTACGCCTTGGTTCACCATCATCGATCCGGCAGGGAACGTTGTCCATGCTGATTTCCGCCTAGACGCGCGCCGCTTCCTTGCCGCACTCGGGGCGGATGACGCCGACCTGAGTTTTGCCTGA
- a CDS encoding amino acid ABC transporter ATP-binding protein, with amino-acid sequence MSAPDVSRRQVGHDKVLELTAIQKRFGAKEVLKSVSLTVRAGEVVSIIGPSGSGKTTLIRTINALQDIDAGQIRFQGKDWISNTGRYHMARDFHEEVTHLGMVFQSFNLFPHLTVLDNVMLGPRHHGMGSKAEISDQALAQLAKVGMAVHADKYPHQLSGGQKQRAAIARALAMKPKVMLFDEPTSALDPELVGEVLAVIERLAAEGMTMVIVTHEMRFATRVSDRIVMMEDGALVANVTKEELAAAPEDARIRRFMAQADAH; translated from the coding sequence CTGTCTGCCCCCGACGTTTCGCGCAGGCAAGTCGGCCATGACAAGGTCCTGGAATTGACGGCCATCCAGAAGCGGTTCGGCGCCAAGGAGGTTCTGAAGTCGGTGTCCCTGACGGTCAGGGCGGGTGAGGTCGTCAGCATCATCGGCCCGTCGGGTTCTGGCAAGACGACGCTGATCCGGACAATCAACGCCCTGCAGGACATCGACGCGGGCCAGATCCGGTTCCAGGGGAAAGATTGGATCAGCAATACAGGGCGCTACCACATGGCGCGCGACTTCCATGAAGAAGTGACGCATCTGGGCATGGTCTTTCAGTCCTTCAACCTGTTCCCGCATCTGACGGTGCTTGACAACGTCATGCTAGGGCCGCGTCATCACGGCATGGGCAGCAAGGCCGAAATCAGTGATCAGGCACTTGCGCAATTGGCCAAGGTCGGGATGGCTGTCCATGCTGACAAGTATCCCCATCAGTTGTCGGGGGGGCAGAAGCAGCGTGCAGCCATTGCCCGGGCCTTGGCGATGAAGCCGAAGGTCATGCTCTTTGACGAGCCGACCTCGGCACTGGACCCCGAACTGGTCGGCGAGGTTCTGGCCGTGATCGAGCGGCTGGCGGCCGAGGGCATGACGATGGTTATCGTGACTCACGAGATGCGCTTTGCCACTCGGGTCAGTGATCGCATCGTCATGATGGAAGACGGCGCTCTGGTGGCGAATGTCACGAAAGAGGAGCTGGCGGCCGCCCCCGAAGATGCGCGCATCCGGCGCTTCATGGCGCAGGCCGACGCACACTGA
- a CDS encoding M20 family metallopeptidase gives MIDPVQLTAELVRIQSCDPPGGELAVAQVVAQTLLQIGIATELDEFLPGRANVIGRVPGRGEKPALVMSAHLDTVPAGEMPWSFDAFAGDIVDGRIRGRGASDMKSAVAAFVAAADRLNRRHRPLAGDVILAFTAGESANCLGARHLVKQGFQKEIGAFLCGEPSTLDLIVVEKAILWLEAEARGEMGHVSGARGVNAIEVMADAIHALRGLTLDLPGHPLLSPPSVAVGRIQGGTAVNVTPDRCTAEIDVRFGPGIDPAEAIAQIAAVLPPRVSLRTTDFKPAVEERPDSPFIATCAGAVTARTGRKPTIKGVSYYSDGAILLDGIKAPFAILGPGDLGMSGQPNETASADAIRACTDIYVKIAEDWLA, from the coding sequence ATGATCGACCCCGTTCAGTTGACCGCCGAACTCGTGCGCATTCAAAGCTGCGATCCGCCGGGCGGAGAACTGGCCGTCGCACAAGTGGTCGCCCAAACACTGCTTCAGATCGGGATTGCGACAGAGCTTGACGAATTTCTGCCCGGCCGCGCCAATGTCATCGGCCGGGTCCCCGGGCGCGGGGAGAAGCCTGCGCTGGTGATGTCGGCGCATCTCGACACCGTGCCTGCGGGCGAAATGCCTTGGTCGTTCGACGCATTCGCCGGTGATATCGTTGACGGCCGGATAAGGGGGCGTGGAGCGTCGGACATGAAATCTGCTGTCGCGGCCTTTGTTGCTGCCGCAGATCGACTGAACCGTCGGCATCGCCCCCTGGCTGGCGATGTGATCTTGGCCTTCACCGCAGGCGAAAGTGCAAACTGTTTGGGCGCGCGGCATTTGGTCAAGCAGGGGTTCCAGAAGGAAATCGGGGCGTTTCTATGCGGCGAACCCTCGACGCTTGACCTGATCGTGGTCGAGAAGGCCATCCTCTGGCTCGAAGCCGAAGCGCGGGGCGAAATGGGCCATGTGTCGGGCGCGCGTGGCGTCAATGCCATCGAGGTTATGGCCGATGCCATCCATGCGCTGCGGGGGCTGACCCTAGACCTTCCCGGCCATCCGCTCTTGTCGCCGCCTTCGGTCGCCGTGGGCCGCATTCAGGGCGGAACTGCTGTAAATGTGACGCCCGACCGCTGCACGGCGGAGATCGACGTGCGCTTTGGACCTGGGATAGACCCGGCCGAGGCCATTGCCCAGATCGCTGCCGTACTGCCGCCGCGGGTAAGCCTGCGCACGACCGATTTTAAACCTGCGGTCGAAGAACGCCCGGACAGCCCCTTCATCGCGACCTGCGCGGGCGCCGTGACGGCGCGCACCGGCCGGAAACCGACGATCAAGGGCGTGTCCTATTACAGCGACGGCGCGATCCTGTTGGACGGCATCAAGGCCCCCTTTGCCATCCTTGGCCCGGGCGATCTTGGCATGAGCGGCCAGCCGAACGAAACCGCCAGCGCCGATGCCATCCGCGCCTGCACCGACATCTATGTGAAAATCGCCGAGGACTGGCTGGCATGA
- a CDS encoding FAD/NAD(P)-binding protein gives MGARQNLAIIGDGAVAAAFLATARLVPGDRLTLIGPSVGRFGAGRFYADHDARQPWRLAYLLDRPNGEMAEGFADWLAGEWPALLPEIAAAQPLHLRRWSEALSEGAFGDFAAPRAIYGRYLVQRSSDLLAKLVGDGVQVRLITGLATDLSRAGDLFRITLATGEVIEADRVDVATGGSANQRFGADAGPTAFTTLYGNEEAIARVLKPGWEVTCLGASTEVLDVMHFLRSAWPNLELRLRVLRDRATPALDGDPEYRRLRAAGRIVEEIGRPIWVYAETAGNVRLRITGKECHSKERTVPLAINTAGPGDQLLVDLLVSGMIAKGWLKLNAAQNRIDVGAGFATEIEWVRYASDAVAILKRRPGGAVGPRVEELVGSLEGGPVETA, from the coding sequence ATGGGCGCACGGCAAAACCTGGCAATCATCGGTGACGGTGCTGTTGCCGCGGCCTTTCTGGCGACCGCCCGATTGGTACCGGGAGACCGGCTGACCCTGATCGGACCGAGTGTCGGCCGGTTTGGGGCAGGGCGGTTCTATGCGGACCACGATGCCCGCCAGCCTTGGCGGCTGGCCTATCTGCTGGATCGTCCGAACGGCGAGATGGCAGAGGGCTTTGCCGACTGGCTGGCGGGGGAGTGGCCCGCCCTGCTTCCTGAGATTGCAGCCGCGCAGCCACTTCACCTCCGGCGCTGGTCTGAGGCGTTGTCTGAAGGGGCATTTGGCGACTTCGCCGCGCCCCGTGCAATCTACGGCCGCTATCTTGTCCAACGCAGCAGTGACCTTTTGGCGAAGCTTGTCGGGGACGGGGTGCAGGTGCGGCTGATTACGGGGCTGGCCACCGATCTGTCACGGGCCGGTGATCTGTTCCGGATCACGCTTGCCACTGGTGAGGTGATCGAAGCGGACCGGGTGGACGTGGCCACCGGCGGCTCGGCAAACCAGCGCTTTGGCGCGGACGCGGGGCCCACGGCGTTCACGACGCTTTACGGCAATGAAGAGGCCATTGCGAGGGTCCTGAAGCCGGGGTGGGAGGTGACCTGCCTCGGCGCCTCGACCGAGGTTCTAGACGTAATGCACTTCCTCCGATCGGCCTGGCCGAACCTGGAACTGCGTCTGCGGGTTCTGCGCGATCGCGCGACGCCCGCGCTTGATGGCGACCCGGAATACCGCCGCCTTCGTGCGGCAGGGCGGATCGTGGAAGAAATCGGCCGGCCGATCTGGGTCTATGCCGAAACTGCGGGAAACGTGCGGCTGCGGATTACCGGGAAAGAGTGCCATAGCAAGGAAAGAACGGTGCCCTTGGCGATCAATACCGCAGGCCCCGGAGACCAGCTTTTGGTGGATTTGCTGGTCAGCGGAATGATTGCGAAAGGCTGGCTGAAGCTGAATGCGGCACAAAATCGCATCGATGTTGGTGCAGGGTTTGCAACCGAGATCGAGTGGGTTCGCTACGCGTCGGACGCGGTAGCCATTTTGAAACGCCGACCGGGCGGTGCGGTGGGGCCACGCGTCGAAGAACTTGTGGGATCACTCGAAGGTGGTCCTGTTGAAACAGCCTGA
- a CDS encoding RidA family protein: MTVAGRLADLGITLPKLSPPPGPFVGAIQWGNTVTVSGQVPLQDGKVLMVGLLGDQISLEQGQLCARQALLNALAQLDAVAGGLDRVAGFVRLGGFVAATPEFTRHGAVIDGASHLLMQLFDDKGCHARAAIGVASLPRGVPVEIELTAVLQDRG, from the coding sequence ATGACTGTTGCAGGACGGCTGGCCGATCTTGGCATCACCCTTCCAAAACTGAGCCCCCCTCCCGGCCCCTTCGTCGGGGCTATCCAATGGGGCAACACGGTCACCGTGTCGGGCCAGGTGCCTCTGCAGGACGGCAAGGTGCTCATGGTCGGTCTTCTCGGAGATCAGATATCGCTGGAACAGGGGCAACTCTGCGCGCGTCAGGCCCTACTGAATGCCCTCGCACAGCTTGATGCGGTGGCGGGCGGTCTGGACCGGGTCGCGGGCTTCGTGCGCCTTGGCGGCTTCGTCGCAGCGACGCCGGAGTTCACCCGCCATGGCGCGGTAATCGATGGGGCTTCTCATCTGTTGATGCAACTCTTCGACGACAAGGGTTGCCATGCCAGGGCGGCCATTGGTGTCGCTTCCCTGCCTAGGGGTGTTCCGGTCGAGATCGAACTCACGGCCGTCCTTCAGGACCGCGGCTGA
- the msrA gene encoding peptide-methionine (S)-S-oxide reductase MsrA, with the protein MTERAVLAGGCFWGMQDLIRKLPGVIDTRVGYTGGDVKFATYRNHGTHAEGIEVIFDPAKLSYRQLLEFFFQIHDPTTLNRQGNDRGTSYRSGIYYTSDDQKRVAEDTILDVEASGLWPGKVKTELKPAGDFWEAEPEHQDYLERIPNGYTCHFVRPNWVLPKRAAAE; encoded by the coding sequence ATGACCGAACGCGCTGTTCTGGCAGGTGGCTGCTTCTGGGGTATGCAGGACCTGATCCGCAAGCTGCCGGGCGTGATTGACACCCGGGTCGGCTATACCGGCGGCGATGTGAAATTCGCCACCTATCGCAACCATGGAACCCACGCCGAAGGGATCGAGGTGATCTTCGATCCGGCGAAGCTTTCATACCGTCAACTGCTGGAGTTCTTCTTCCAGATCCATGACCCGACCACGCTGAACCGGCAGGGCAACGACCGTGGCACCTCCTACCGTTCGGGCATCTACTATACGTCGGACGACCAGAAACGGGTGGCCGAGGATACAATCCTGGATGTCGAGGCCTCGGGCCTGTGGCCGGGCAAGGTGAAGACCGAGTTGAAACCCGCTGGCGACTTCTGGGAGGCCGAGCCCGAGCATCAGGACTATCTGGAACGCATCCCGAATGGCTATACGTGCCATTTCGTTCGTCCCAATTGGGTTCTGCCCAAGCGCGCAGCCGCAGAATGA